TTCCTTTGCATTTTTGTCTCTAGTAGCTATGAAGACTTTCTCATCAAATGTTGCCTAGTCGTGCCAACAGAAAATAAGGTAGGTTGGGCCCCTCCATTCTCCACCTAATTTTGTTCTCTTCTCCAATCATATGCTAGCCGAGAATACCACCTTCAGGATGCATGTCTCCTCTTCCTGCCAAGACCGTGAAGATGGCTGCTCCAAGCCTGGACATTTTCCTCTCCAACTATCAAGACCGTGGAGTATCTTCCTCAACTGGACCAGCTGCTGGACTTCTTCTTTGTTTCCACCGTCACACCACTTCAACTTGCTGGACTATGGTTTCTTCTTCAAGGTGTTGCACCGTGAGCTGTTGGATGCTCTACGTGAACTCTTCAAGTTGCTGCACCGTTCACACCAAACCTTTGCTCACTGTGAAGATAGCTAAGAGGATGAAGTCCTTGCTGCTGGACCGTGTTGGGTGTGCAAGAAGCTGGACGAATTCTTCTTCTCGTTTCCAATCAGCCGTAGCCTCCTCACGCTCCCAAGCTGCTGTCTTTATAGATGGTGTGTGCGTGTGCAGCTGCTCCAAAAATCATCACCCTTCTCCTTCCATTCTTGTAGTCCTAGTCTCTATGCTTATCTTCTCAAAGAAAGAAGCTCCCATCTTCTTGCTACAGCCACCGTTCCAGCCTTTGGTTTCCACAAACAACTGTGATTGTGGCTGCTGGATGTGCAGAATTTCCGTGTGCTTTTCCTCTCTTCCAGTTTGGTGGATGGAAGCTGATTTGATGCTGGAACGTGTGAAGGCTGAATGTGGAGCCTAAATAAATGCACCCTACAACTTCCAATTGAGTTGCACCCGTGACAGcactttcatctttttcttgaTATGCTGCCCTTGCCATAAAGAAAACCGTGAGCTTTGGCAAGAGTGGTGGTCCCtgtgtttttttcttcaaagGCCAAGAAGCCAATTGAAAATCACTTTCAGCAAAGAAAAATGTGGTAGCTCTTTTCTATGTAGGCCATGTCAACACTTCTACTAATTTGGAACTCCTCccatactttaattttaaacaagTATTGGTCCTTTGGTGTCTTAAAGGAATAAGATTCCTACTTCATGTAAAATGCCGAGTGGTATTGTCCTTGGACATCAACTTTCAACATGTGGtccctttttcttttgtcatgCTTTTCTAATGAGAAGTGGCCCACTTTTGTTTTGTTACTAGCTTTTGAAATTCATGACCGTATGCACTTTCACTTCCCATAGTAATAAGTGAATAAAATTCAGCATTTGGAATTCCTAGCATGTGTGGACGTGAACTTGCAACAAGGGTGGTCCCTCCTTTAATTCCAATTGTTTTGTTCTTGTGCTTGCCATCTACATTTCCGTGGCATTTACTTAAAATATGGATTCCTCCAAAACAAGAAGCACTCTTGTTATATtctaaaaaagttataaacCGTGAGATGCATTTGCAACATAGTGGTTCACttctcttttattccaaaaatgtTGCTTTTCAACATATATGGTCGTGTAAGGTGCTCCTACTTAATTACTTCCCAACAAAATTTAATCTCCAGTAATTTCCCTACGATTAAAACTGCAAATATTTAGTtctagataattcaaattaattaaaataagaatttctagtCAGAAtaagcacaattaggaaaacaGGGAAAATACttgacatttaagcacaattccctaattaattctagtacaataaactaagtgaagtgaagaaaataatgattcatcaataAGACGGACATTAGTGTAATAGATTGCTCACCTGAAAGCGCTGCCAGAATGCCTTTCTGTCGTCATgaggtattgctccccaagtaggccatggacttaaaaactgttgctttattgaacgtgtgatggcctgggaagcaaccctagatggaataaacctgcataacaaaactcatttcaattacaatatggtttaaacatcaaatgaTATCAACAGATTATaaacttaccctttaccatagggctcaatccatggtcgatcatggaggggcgggtcaagaTCTTCAgcatcaccacttgaatctggatcaccaagtggtgtgacagtctcagaaggaggtacagaagatgaggaaggtatagaagtagggtcagggagaggagtgggggtaataacaatagggggaggagtgggggtggCAATaacaggaggaggaagagggtctgctGCAGGGGTTGTAGAAGGGTGTGTTGCAGGAGGATGAGAAGGGTCTACTGCAGTGGTAGTAGAAGGGTGTACTGCAGGAGGaggagtagggtctactgcaGGTGTAGGAGTCTGTATactaggggtaggaggaggccccacagatgatgtaCTACCGGGAGCAGGGGTAGGTAGtctagcaggcaccctaagtacatactttggtgcctgcCGTTGCCTCTTTGTAGGCCTTGCTACCccttttcctttatcaggacgctccgaaccttgtcctgtcattactgcattCAAATGGTTACAAAAAAAgcgaaaaaatataaacaaataaagaagGATGAATTGTTTTCAAAGTCAATGTATAAGTAATTGCAAACAACTTaaagatggtattttagataatggtaatgaaatgatagtccaatttgctacaatagatgttcaacattcaatcatcgtcatcatcatcatcatcttcatcttcatcttcatcttcagcatcgtcttcttcttcttgttcttcttcttcatcgtcatcatcatcatcatcttcttcttcttgttcttcttcatcttcttcttcttcttcttcttcttcttcttcctcttgttcttcatcaccttgtattgttgcttctaattcatctccatcaccatcagggtcgaccaatgcggttatacgttcaacttcgaTAATTTCTTGTGattgtgacatttggtcaagttggtaggctacatcttcctcaacttcatttgagtctatgcgacctctaggcttcgtTTGTATTGCTACGGCCCAACCATGGTTGTCAATATTGCGaaatggtggatatggcacataataaacctgtctgacattagatggtagaatgaaaggatcaaaaggcccatatcttaatctctggttcagttcgacaatattaaagcgtggatcAACTCTAGTACCAGCTtcagaaggatcaaaccattcacaataaaaaagtatcactctgtttggagaagtagtgctgttgtactctaagtcatatattttatgaatgatgtcgtagaaatcatcataagacccctctgttaggcccttgacatacacaccacaatttgatgttttatttcctttagaccattcatgtgtatggaatttgtaaccattgatgaagtaagtgtgccattctttgacacatcgcattggccaattggagagatgtcttaactcttgaaccgtgggagttaatgcctgattaaaaacctacaaaggtactaacaaaattataaaagcaatagtcaaattaaccttgctTTAAACGTAGGGAAAACTACggacctgatttctaaaccaatggggaaactctgagtgtattctagcagaagtatttccttctgcgacttgctcagccacaacaaatgagctggtacaaatgaaattcattagtgtataacaattaAACCGTTTGATAGATTagagatggatgatgacatactcaaggtacggcttgacttcactgcaattgatcaagacatggacat
The Vigna angularis cultivar LongXiaoDou No.4 chromosome 5, ASM1680809v1, whole genome shotgun sequence genome window above contains:
- the LOC128196636 gene encoding extensin-like — encoded protein: MTGQGSERPDKGKGVARPTKRQRQAPKYVLRVPARLPTPAPGSTSSVGPPPTPSIQTPTPAVDPTPPPAVHPSTTTAVDPSHPPATHPSTTPAADPLPPPVIATPTPPPIVITPTPLPDPTSIPSSSSVPPSETVTPLGDPDSSGDAEDLDPPLHDRPWIEPYGKGFIPSRVASQAITRSIKQQFLSPWPTWGAIPHDDRKAFWQRFQVSNLLH